The DNA segment agatttaaataatcatttaattttgttcACAGTTTAGTTTTAatctctatattttttaaaaaattgtgttttaatttctatatgatcaattttttgtattttagttATTTCCTTTAATTACAAAGTAATGTTATTAATACTAGATTAATTAAAACTGcagcaaaataaaatttgatagtGCAGAGCTGCTAATTTTTTCCTAAAAGTtgtgaaatttttatatttagaagAGTtcaattcaatatattttagcaACTATATACAAATTCTGTGACAATTTTAGAGAATTTAGAAATAACACACTATTATGagtattatcattaaaatattaaaaaatgcctctttttttttaccattgtaATTAAAGTTTTAGGTCATCAATGATATACTAAGATAttcatataagttttttttagagaTTTGTCACGCTTAAAACTCTTAATCTCGTtccaagaatatattttttcgtGTCAAACCTAGATTCTCACAAACACAATGTGTGTGTCAACTAGGTAGATCCATTGAAttttgcttgttttctttctttcaaacaAAGCATAAAAGGTAATATTTTCAGATATTAGAGTTATGTTgacaaaacattttaattaacctttaatctttttaattaattaaaaaacttatttagttgttcggtaaatattttttttaataatttttcagtaatttttagtattttttaaaacaagtaatatttttaaaaatcataacttctatctttttatatttttattactttttattcttaatatattcataaatttttttgtttatcttttctaaataaataataattttattatttttcaatcatttatatttttcaattattttaatattgattttattaaacacttataatttaataaattattttttcaactttcaattttaaattattttttcatctaattttactaaaatacaAAGTATAGAGAAGTATAAAAGGATTAACgacgtaattaaaaaaaacaaataatagttaattaaattgattaaaataaataaaagcgaCCACAGTATTTATTGATCGAATATTATTCTTGTCATGTCAATCTAATAACCGAAAACAATATGAACCTCTCAGTAGTcggaaaaaacaaaagaaagaaaataaaaaaatgatcttaCGGAAGAGAGAGGGCCCCGCAGAAGCCTAACCTCTTCTCTGTGTGGTGATTTGACATGAAGAAGAGAGGATatcatatcataaaaattaagcgCCAAATCTGATTAACATTCACATTCAGAAGAATGAGCACCACTCAAGCTTCCTCCAACAACAAGAAGACCAAACGCAATCACAAGAAATCCCTCTCCCTCCCCGCCCGTAACGGAATCACCCCTCCGTAaccaccttcttcttctctctctctctctctcaatccaagcttttcatttttaattattattttttcttccgtTAGGGATGATGGCGGAGAAAGAACCGTTAAAAAGCTTCGGTTGTCGAAGGCGCTCACCATCCCCGACGGAACCACCGTCTCTGAGGCCTGCAGGCGCATGGCTGCTCGCCGCATCGACGCCGTTTTGCTAACTGATTCCAACGCCCTGCTTTCCGGAATTCTCACTGACAAGGTGTGtgcgtttttgtttttttttgcacgGAATGTTTCTGTGTCGTTTACGGTTTTTCTGTGTCGTTTTTTTATTCAGGATGTGGCTACTAGAGTCGTCGCCGAGGGGCTGAAGCCGGAGGAGACGACGGTGTCGAAAGTAATGACGCGGAATCCCATCTTTGTCACGTCGGATACGCTCGCCATTGATGCGCTTCAGAAAATGATTCAGGGTTAGCTTCGTAATCTTCTTTGTTAATCCCGAATTCCTATTTTAGATAATAGATATTAAATAGTTTTATGCATTTTGCACAGAAATTTTACGATGAGCGTCCATTTTTAGTGTGTTTATGTTACATTCTCGCATTTTGTGGGGCCCGGTGTCTAAAAAAAACACGTCTAGTGCATTCTAAGTTATTTTCAAAGCTAgatatagaaataataataattaaaaaaacactataATACATCATTGTACCTTCGAGCCCTAGAGTTGGGTCATAACTTTATTGCCTTGTACTAACAACTATTTTGCCATGTGGATTTAGAAAGTGATTAATTGTTTGTTTTCTGTTAATCTATCCTTCCTCTCACCGTGTGATTCCTCAATTTTCTTGAAGCTGAGTTTGTGGCTTCAACTTTGTCGGTCAATGGTGATTTTCTTGGTGAATGTTGTGGTTGTTGACTTTACTAGATGCACTATCTTGAAAAACATgagattttcttccattttaaacCGTTTTGCTTTCTCCTCTGTTTTATGTACTCTGTTACCTTCCTCCAGCAATTCATCTGAACCAAAAAAAATGGTGTGGTTGGGGACGAATCCTTTACCTGTCACCTGATCTAGTACTTACAggcacaattttattattagcgGCGGGGGGGGGGGTAGTTTTCTGGGTCCTGCTGTCATGATGGCCACAATGTGTTTCTGGTCTATTATAAGGTTCTCTCTTATCtatattttcgttttttttttgtactttatgttttcttcttctttaactAGCTGAATATGCTAGAATTGGGTAAATGATTTTATTGGATTCTCTATTTTTATACATCTTGTTTGATAGAATCATAGTCTGGCTGGAAAGTAATTCATTAAGTGAGAgatataatttaactttttttaactgATAGGTAGATTTAGACACCTCCCTGTTGTGGAAAATGGTGAAGTCATTGCCATGCTGGATATCACCAAATGTCTTTATGATGCCATATCTAGAATGGAGAGCGCTACTCAACAGGGGAGTGCCGTTGCTGCAGCAGTTGAGGGAGTGGAACTTCAGCGAACTAGTAACGTTTAACAGTTTTCTTTTTACATACATGGTTTTTTATGATGCTTCCTGCTTGCTTGTACATGAACTCATGAATTGCTTCTACATGCATGTGGTACATCTGTTTAATATTTATGACTGCCACggttaaattcataaattttactATTGAGTAATGATACTCATACATCCCAATCTCTTACAACTCACTtccactctattttttttcctatctcTCTCCCTTTTTCATCACATCATATATCATATCTATCATTTTCACTCTGCACTTATtgtttctctctcctctctccacCCACTCCAACTGCCCCAAAATCCATGTCtatcattttccatttttttttaaaatatggaaTCAATCTTTTTGGCTTACACTCTTAAACGGACTTGGCtgttaaacaaaattttcattattatctTTGTGGCAGAAAATAATGCACAAAGGAATTGACAATAGAAAAAAGGTTTGGAAAAATTATCAAACGATTGCTTTGGCTTgctgttttctttttattaccCCTTTtctacaataaaatatattttgtttttttaaaaatgttcaaAGAGTGATCAATGGGAATAGTCTATTAACTAATTGTGTGGTTATTTGTTACTAaagtgaaaatataatataattttcatctaAAACTGTTTTTTCCACAAATTCCTCTactgtatttaaaatttttcatataGTTTTATGAACCAATTCTAGGATTTGTTTGTTTAAGCATATATACTTCTCTGTGAAGTTAATTTGCAAGGTCTTCTCTGTGAAGTTTAAGGAGAGTAGGTAAATGGAGGACCAGATGGTATCAAGAGAAAGACATTGAAGCTTTGCACAATAATATTAGGACGTGTTGAATATTGCCATATTTTCTCTTCATATTGTAATGATTGCTAATTTTCTGTTTATTGTCAAAAAATTTTGTCAGCTCCAAATACTTTCATTGAAACATTGAGGGAGCGCGTGTTCAAACCTTCCCTGTCAACTATAGTCGATGAAAATAcaaagtaatttcacatcataTTTTCTTGTGTTTTTATGTGTTGCCAAGTGACTTTTTTATAATCAGATATAATAGTTTTACAACATTTTATAGCTTTATGTGTTTCTAGGGTTGCTATTGCATTAGTATCAGATCCTGTGTACGTGGCAGCAAAAAAGATGCGGGAGTTACATGTAAATGCAGCTGTGATTGTGATGGAAAACAAGATTAAGGGGATACTTACGTAAAATCCTTTTCCTGAGGCTTTATGCTCTTTCCTTAGAAGTATATGATAGCAAATAACATAATGTTTTTTGGATAAGCAATCTTCTGGAATGATATATATGAAATGGACATTGGACAATTTTAACTTTATGCACAATATATTGTCCTGTAAATATGTTATGCAGTTCAAAGGACATCCTTATGCGCGTGGTGGCTCAAAATCTTTCCCCAGAGTCGGCTCTTCTGGAAAAGGtggttatgattttattttgtgaagtaaCCATACAGGAAATTGGTTTATTCTGtgatgtttttttcttcttctggctggtgcttatttttttaggtattcagaattaatttgattttcttctttattcttcCCTTCACTTATTTTTTGTTAGGTGATGACTCCAAATCCAGAATGTGCATCTCTAGAGACAACAATTCTTGATGCACTGCATATGATGCATAATGGGAAGTTCTTACATCTTCCCGTGGTGGACAGAGGTTAGCTTTGCTTTCTTAACTGCCTATGTACCTTTTTACATATTTGTGctgaatattatttgttttgcacTTGCAGATGGAAATGCTATTGCTTGTTTGGATGTTTTGCAGATAACTCATGCTGCAATTTCTCTGGTAAATTTAATGTTTGAGACACATAAAATACATGATAGAGGAAGCTATTTTATTGGatattttgaagaagaaaatgctGTGGTTATCCAGTGTGTGGTGTGTCTGGGTTTGTGTCCGTGTTTCAGGTGACATCTGGGTAGTGGGTATATTGTAAAAGGAGGACTACCCATAATTGAACATCGGTTTCTGTTCCTATGCATTTAACTTTCAAGAATTATTCCGAACTCTTTTAAGGATACATCTTTCCCTAGCTGTAGAGCGTATTTGGAATATTTAGATTCTAactgaatttttatttcttggttTTTCATAAATGGTAAATGCCTACGTCTGCATCCATTATTAACTGTTGTTTTGGTGCACATACAATTTGATAAAAGGAATCAAAGTGTTGTAAAGTATCTGTGCCTTTTGGACTCAATGATATTAATGTATATTGATAATTTCTGTCTATATTTGAAGGATTGCCACATTCGTTCATGATTTTGGCTATTTTCCCAAATTATCAAAACGTGGTGCCTTGGGTAGTGCTAGTGCCATAGATAAAATGAACCAGACTATCACTTATGCTTCCCCTTTCCTACTGCATCTTGATAATGATTTTTATAACTGTTGGGTGTTCACTCATGTTACATAAAAATGAAGTATAATCTTGAATATTATGAATCAAGAATTATATAAATTGCTTACATTTGGTACTATTATACGGATGCTAGTGTCCTGTTACTAAGTTGTGTATTTTGTAGGTTGAAAGTAGTCCTGGAGCATCTAATGATGCGGCAAACACAGTTATGCAAAAATTTTGGGACTCAGCTTTTGCTCTAGAGCCGCCGCCTGAAGATTTTGACACCCATAGGTACCTTGGTGACATTCTTATTCTGGTTTTGatatatgttgttttgtttgataaataagcatatttgtCTGATTGCAGTGAAGCCTCTGGACGGTTGACTTTGGATGGGGCAGATACCACAAAGTCTACATATCAATCTGTAGGTTTTGGAAATTCATttgcttttaaatttgatgatcACAATGGCCATGTGCATCGATTCTACTGTGGTGAGTGATATCTTGGGGAAAGCTTTGCAAGAACTTAAATCTACTGATCTACATATTTCTGGTGCCGTGGACATCCTATATATAAACctggattaattatttttagaagaaCTTGCAAGTATTTGCTACTGTCTTTTTTGTAGGTGCTGAACATCAAGAACTTCTATCTGCTGTCATGCAAAGAATTGGTGATATTAATGATGGAGAACACCCTACAATGCTGGTATGTTTTATTCTACTTTAGTCTTGTCTACCTTTTGGTCGTACTATATGATATATTATGATACTGGCCTTTTACTTCTCTTCTAGTATAAGGACGATGAtggtgataaaattattattgcgACTGATAACGATCTTGTGGCTGCCGTCAGCTATGCTAGGTCTGCAGGACTGAAGGTGAAGTTTTCCTCTTTTGACAATGTGGCCTTTATGGATTTGTTCTTATGTCTTTATGCATGCATTGAACTAAGTTTCTTTGTATTTCAGGCTTTAAAGTTGGATTTGGAGTTTCCCAATTCAACCAAACCAACAAAACTGCAACCTGGTACAGCCACTATACAGAAAACCAGTACATTGCGTCTCCGTTCTGGTATTTTTGCAGGTGTTGTTGTTCTAACGAGCATTAGCGTATTGGTGTACTTAAAGCGCTCTAGACAGTAATATGTTTGCCAGCTTGAAAACAAAACATGCTATAATCTTACTCTATGAATCCCAGAGTTTCGTCATAAATCAAATGCTCGTTGACAAAGGAAATGATGGACACGGAATAGGTGGATGATGTGGAGTCTCTCTAATCAGCcgtttttaattatctttttctttttgagtcaCTGATGTAATTAGAACCAAAGATATAGTCGTGGCATGCAATACTGAAGTGTCACCATGTTCTTCTCAATTAAGGTACTTGTAATTCCATATATTTATCAACTTTCATCACTTACGACTTTTGCGTCCAGATATTATCAGTTAGATCACCATCAAGGTCAAGCCATTTGATGAaatcaattacaatattattaaagtaaatttttattatttaatgtagGAATAGCATGACATCCTTCATTGTCATCTTCACATTTTATTAGCCCTGAGTGATACGATCCTTcgtcattaaaaatattaaaaggtaCAAATCTAATCATATGGAATAGATTGGCTCGTATTTCTTCTTCTGTAATTAGAGTCTTTAGTATTTTAGGTGGAATCTAGGGATAATCTCACAAACTTGATCTTTTGGGACTGATAACAATatgaagttttttaaaaatgttcgGCTAACTGGTGTTGTATCAttcatttatatttgtttttataaaatatttttaaaaattgaattattttgattaaaaaagagGTTTCACTCTGAATTGCTATTGGAAGTTGCTTTACAAACACTTTataatctttattaaaaaaaatagtaaatttattacttttaaaaaatattttatgttattaatttgaGACCTGATTTCTTGAAAATAAACACTCTCTTTACATATTCTTCTTCTAATGTTGATAagtatttctcttttattttatggcACATATCaaattagtatttttgtttcatgaatcttttatatgaaattttaattttaatcttaagtattttaatctaaatttttcattttaatctaactattaaaattaactattcTTTTTTTCTAGGAAGAAGATTAGACATTTTTAAAAGGTCATACTCATATTATACGACACTCTCTGTATATAAAAGTTTGATTCGGATAGAtccgattgatttttaaaatcaaattagaaataaatattctttattcATATAAACTGAATACTAATacagaaaaatttataataacttgtTCAACTAACTTAGACTCCCTCCgtaaattagaaataaatctAATCCAATCtaatagtaaatatatattttatattaatttcagtTTTcggaattttaatttatttaattttttattatattgatcGATTTTTTCAACTACTATTGAGAACAATGCACATTCTATTGTTGATGACCCTCCTTCATATCCGACTTTAAAGTGTGCATGCTGGAGGCTCTTTCGCTTGATGATTTTGATGCTAAGTGGAAAGAATTGGTTGACAAGTATAAGTTGTCTGAAAACTCATGGATCCATAGGATGTATGAGAAACGCCATAAGTGGGAAGAGGCTTACTTTAGGGGACATTTCTGTGCTGGGTTGAAAAGCACCAGAGTATGTGAAAGTATTTGTGAACATTTGAGTAGGTTTTCACAACATAAACTAAAACTGTGTCaatttattgatgaatatgatAAGGCAGTTAATGAAGTCCGGTGGAATGAGGGGAAGGTTGAATATGATGCCACCCATGTTCGGTTTGCTCTCCCAACTCCTCATGTTAAAATTGAGAAACATGTGCTGAGGTGTTTACAGTGGAATCTTATAAAAGGTTTCTTTCAGAAATGTGGTTGGAGACTAATTTGTTTGTCTTAAGCATAGATGAAGGTTCAAACATCCGCAAATGCATGTTAGGCAACTCTGAGCACCATTCTTATAATCAATTGTGAGAGGCTAGAAAAAATTCCCCAAGACCTCATACATCCAATATGGACAAAATCAGCAAATTAAGTCTACTGCACAATTTTGGCAGCATTACTTGCCTCGCGTGTCTAATGATGTTGTGGCGAGAATGATGCGTTTTGGTAACATGATGTCCCTTTCTTCAGTACCATGTTACTTGGCGTCTACATCAGACCAGTTATTTATCGTCGTACACAATAGATTTCAAAAGTTATTGGATGAAgtaaatgagttttcttctgcCCCTGATGCAAGCAATAGTGATGCACTTAATGAGAAAGGAGGTGCACCTGTCTCAAGTGAAAGATCTAAAGGTGATGATGCTCTTTCCAGAAATGTGGAACAGATCAAACATGGGTGTCCTGAACTCATCAATGCTGTAATTAGTGTGGCTGAGAAAGTCCCATAGTTATGCAACACACCTTGGGTAATTCATCTGATCAGGGTAAGGGACCTTGTTACTAACCCTCATGTGTCTCAGTGACTAGTGGTTGAGAGGTGCACCAATCAAGCAGATGATTTAGATCAACAATTGATAATGGACTCAATACTATGAATACTTAGGTGGGCTAATTCAAAGTATGAACTTAACTTTTTTTGTCTATGTTCCTGAAAAATCATGTCATTATGGAGATATttactagtttttttaatttttattttatgagcaTGCAGATATTTACTAGTAACTTATTGCATTTTGGCTCCTTTGATGAAGACAGTTTGGGTTATGAATTTTACCCTTCTATGGTGGCATGTGTCCATTAAACAATATATTGTTAATATTGATAATTGCTGATTTGCtccttataaaatttttaagttCTAAGATGTTCCTTTTCTCCAAACATATACAGGTACTTGAATAGAATAATCTATGGTTGTGTTTTGGTGACAAAGGTAACTGCGTATCATCCACGAGGTTTAGTGCATGTTTGTTTTCCTGTTCAACCCCCCATTCCCTCTCTTTTCAATGCATGTTCATCTCATATTCTCACTCCTCCTCACACTTGCCTCATTCACGATGTCTCTATTGTGAAATAtccacttatttttttatggtaattTTTGCTAGAAAACTTGATTGTCCATATTAATTGAGGCTTTCCTTTCCATTTTCGTCTACAAATCTCAAATTTAAGatcttttttaaagaattttattttttaatatttatggtTTTGCTTAGAACaatgtcaaaaaataatattaaaaaattgactaattattgatTAGTACGTTACAGTTTATTGATTTGACCAtgttaaattacattaaaatgataaaaattgaacacatttttaatattatataatttattaagtaataaattaacacaaaatcataagaaatgaaaaaatacgtaaaatttaaagttatcaTATAACAACTATATTATGTGTCCTATAAGATAAAGACATTATTAATAAAAgtccaaataataatataaagttcAAATATGGTCCTTTGTGATTTAGTATTTGgcttttatttgatttagaaaacatttttggttgaataaaattaataaatttcaaaattaaaaaaaataaaagcacaatcagttaaaatttattattaataagctcattttgttttttggattttgcAAACTGGTTACTCAATTATTTaaatgcaatttcaagaataatttaatagaggcaatatttttaatatataaaaaagtctaCCATTATtatcatgaaaaaataatttccaaattttaattcatatatatatgaatacaaagttatattttaatactattttacttgatttttttacatgcaagtatcttttaaatataaatcaataaatagttatttattgaaagtatttttcataaatggaaagacaattaaaaaataaacaaaagaactAAATAAGTCAAGTCTTGTatcccaaaaaagaaaaaaaaataatgataagtcAACTCtacatgttatatttttttgaccAAAATTAGCTCAAGTTTTAAAGTTTACttgtttaaataaatgaataatatttaactaactttttttttcttttttcaataaacCTTATTTTGACGTAGgcttactatatatatatatatatattgtaatgtATAAGAACTAGGCTAACTATAGTTTGAGTAAAACTATAAATTAGGACTCTAAAAATTATGAGTAATATTTTCATACCACAAATTATACACATGATAAATAagacatgagagaaaattttgaaacctGACGTAAGAGAGaaacataaagataaaaaaataaaggcttAACATATATTTAgtactttattttatcaatttcatCCCTTAAAGTTCACTTTAATCCTTTCATCAGTTTAAATTTAACGatattgatgaaataaaaatattagtcaAACATCATTACAGaatgtaagtttttttattctcatcttcttcctcctccctCATCTAACGCCATTCCAAACCCAGTAAcattgaagaagaagataattgaaacttgaaaggcacgaaattgagagaaaaaagagaacccAGATGAGTGTAGAAGCCAAGGAGCGTTGGCCATGGTAGTTACTCGGTGCTCACTCTCTGAGCTGATTATGGATAGATAGCATTGGAAGGGGTTTGAAGTTGAAAAGTGCCCCTTGTGTTGAATATTACTTACAAAGCTTAACAACCCGGAATGaccattttaaaacttaaaactcCAATAACTTCATATTAGTGGAGACCAAACCCaacaacaccaccaccaccaaatgTGACTTCTTGTTCAGATTGCAACAAGCTTGCCGGTGTTTAGGGCTTCGATTTTGGGTTTGGGGAGGGATTCGTCATTGGCGGCCATGGGAGAAGAAGATAGGGAGTGTGAGAGCGTGAATACCTTTATTTCATTTATGGCATTAGAGAAGGTTTCGTGGTGGGGAAATTGAGATGTGTTTGACTCTGCTTTGTTAGCTTTATGATTGTTACTGGGGTTTGGGATGGTGATTGGAGGCTTGAAGAAGAGAGGGGAGGAGGTTTGTGACTGGTACTTGGTTTGTGacaatttttaatcattaatatttttataaaaaattatacattgtcacgatttttaatcttaatatttttattttattattggcgACAAATTTAGACTACAAAGGattaaagtgaattttttaaaatacaaatcatcaaattaaactaaaaaataaaataaattactaaatAGGTCATTTGgccaatttaaaattaaaccttttaggtttatactttttttttttgaaagaaaaaaacataatggaggaactaaaataattattttaaaatttagggaaccaaaaaaaatatatctcaaatttaagagactaaaaacatatttcaacaaaaatatGTCCCCAAGccctaaaacaaattttattatt comes from the Glycine soja cultivar W05 chromosome 6, ASM419377v2, whole genome shotgun sequence genome and includes:
- the LOC114415831 gene encoding CBS domain-containing protein CBSCBSPB3-like isoform X1 — translated: MSTTQASSNNKKTKRNHKKSLSLPARNGITPPDDGGERTVKKLRLSKALTIPDGTTVSEACRRMAARRIDAVLLTDSNALLSGILTDKDVATRVVAEGLKPEETTVSKVMTRNPIFVTSDTLAIDALQKMIQGRFRHLPVVENGEVIAMLDITKCLYDAISRMESATQQGSAVAAAVEGVELQRTTPNTFIETLRERVFKPSLSTIVDENTKVAIALVSDPVYVAAKKMRELHVNAAVIVMENKIKGILTSKDILMRVVAQNLSPESALLEKVMTPNPECASLETTILDALHMMHNGKFLHLPVVDRDGNAIACLDVLQITHAAISLVESSPGASNDAANTVMQKFWDSAFALEPPPEDFDTHSEASGRLTLDGADTTKSTYQSVGFGNSFAFKFDDHNGHVHRFYCGAEHQELLSAVMQRIGDINDGEHPTMLYKDDDGDKIIIATDNDLVAAVSYARSAGLKALKLDLEFPNSTKPTKLQPGTATIQKTSTLRLRSGIFAGVVVLTSISVLVYLKRSRQ
- the LOC114415831 gene encoding CBS domain-containing protein CBSCBSPB3-like isoform X2, producing the protein MSTTQASSNNKKTKRNHKKSLSLPARNGITPPDDGGERTVKKLRLSKALTIPDGTTVSEACRRMAARRIDAVLLTDSNALLSGILTDKDVATRVVAEGLKPEETTVSKVMTRNPIFVTSDTLAIDALQKMIQGRFRHLPVVENGEVIAMLDITKCLYDAISRMESATQQGSAVAAAVEGVELQRTTPNTFIETLRERVFKPSLSTIVDENTKVAIALVSDPVYVAAKKMRELHVNAAVIVMENKIKGILTSKDILMRVVAQNLSPESALLEKVMTPNPECASLETTILDALHMMHNGKFLHLPVVDRDGNAIACLDVLQITHAAISLVESSPGASNDAANTVMQKFWDSAFALEPPPEDFDTHSEASGRLTLDGADTTKSTYQSVLNIKNFYLLSCKELVILMMENTLQCCIRTMMVIKLLLRLITILWLPSAMLGLQD